The Flavobacteriales bacterium genome includes a region encoding these proteins:
- the floA gene encoding flotillin-like protein FloA (flotillin-like protein involved in membrane lipid rafts) — MMILAIGAILIMLFVFLYFVPIGLWFTALVSDVRVSIVQLVLMRIRKVPPSIIINAQINSVKAGLKTTINSLETHYMAGGNVNNVIKALISADKANIPLDFNLAAAIDLAGRDVFDAVQLSVNPRVINTPPVAAVAKDGIQLIAKARVTVRANIHQLVGGAGEETILARVGEGIVTTIGSANNHKSVLENPDQISKTVLAKGLDSGTAFEILSIDIADIDIGKNIGAELQADQAEADLKVANAKAEERRALAVASEQEMKAESQRARAQVILAEAEIPMAIAEAFRSGNLGVMDYYKLRNIEADTNMRDSISKPGIKKKTDKD, encoded by the coding sequence ATGATGATTTTGGCTATCGGAGCCATACTTATCATGCTTTTTGTGTTCCTTTATTTTGTGCCAATCGGGCTATGGTTTACTGCATTGGTTTCAGATGTTCGGGTTAGCATTGTGCAACTGGTTTTAATGCGAATCAGAAAAGTACCACCATCAATCATCATCAATGCCCAGATAAATTCGGTAAAAGCCGGATTAAAAACCACCATAAATTCGCTCGAAACGCACTATATGGCCGGAGGTAATGTAAATAATGTAATAAAAGCATTGATTAGTGCCGACAAAGCCAACATTCCACTCGATTTTAATTTGGCCGCCGCCATCGATTTGGCAGGTAGAGATGTGTTCGATGCGGTGCAGTTAAGCGTTAATCCACGGGTAATAAACACACCACCCGTTGCCGCCGTTGCCAAAGATGGTATTCAGCTTATAGCCAAAGCAAGGGTAACGGTTCGGGCAAACATTCATCAATTGGTGGGTGGAGCAGGCGAAGAAACCATTTTGGCCAGGGTGGGAGAAGGTATCGTAACAACCATTGGTTCGGCCAATAATCATAAATCAGTACTTGAAAACCCCGACCAAATTTCTAAAACAGTATTGGCCAAAGGGCTTGATAGCGGGACGGCTTTTGAAATTTTGAGTATAGACATAGCCGACATTGACATAGGTAAAAACATTGGAGCCGAATTGCAAGCCGACCAAGCCGAGGCCGACCTAAAAGTGGCCAACGCAAAGGCCGAAGAAAGAAGAGCCCTTGCCGTGGCTAGCGAGCAAGAAATGAAAGCCGAATCGCAACGGGCTCGGGCACAAGTAATTTTGGCAGAGGCAGAAATTCCAATGGCCATAGCCGAAGCCTTTAGAAGCGGAAATTTAGGTGTTATGGATTACTATAAACTCAGAAATATAGAGGCCGACACCAATATGCGAGACTCTATTTCTAAGCCCGGCATCAAGAAAAAAACAGATAAAGATTAA
- a CDS encoding T9SS type A sorting domain-containing protein: protein MKKLLLLSAASILGISTLFASNYPCVIKSSGSWKISEFSSETGLFLNTNGVDLGATYSRNTFVQYPESDQFAYATFDGTSSTVHIRNASGGQSEFFRLNDRILSLDLLNSGNKLVYLATGKVPNYYDFLPQDVSITVLDLQANTSKKIILDNFSVFVDNLPFVGVSNRVDNRGLNLASNYAISSPTIIPELNEFMFVAKDIPGVTRLVRLNLNTYEVFTVVVSENVLSVSYCGNTNTIKALVFDKNTSTGESTYSLVDLNINNGYVSNKLALVNGTTQTTEKNGALTYDEDNKSIIVSKLIGSSNMVFVVDLEKNEVVKQSDVKMESDIYVPTKAVATVQRSLDVNVKMYPNPSQDQVTIETEGGYYAEKIVISDVTGKTVRSIEIDGKLKSCNIDVSEMIDGMYYITISSGDQNHVEKFIKL from the coding sequence ATGAAAAAGTTATTACTTCTTAGTGCAGCATCCATTCTTGGTATTAGCACTTTGTTCGCATCAAACTATCCTTGTGTTATCAAAAGTTCAGGAAGTTGGAAAATTTCGGAGTTCAGCAGCGAAACAGGTTTGTTTTTGAACACAAATGGCGTTGATTTAGGAGCCACCTATTCAAGAAATACCTTTGTTCAATATCCCGAATCAGACCAATTTGCCTATGCTACGTTTGACGGCACATCATCTACTGTGCACATTCGCAACGCGAGTGGAGGACAATCAGAATTTTTCAGGTTGAACGACAGAATTTTGTCGTTGGATTTGCTGAACAGTGGCAACAAATTGGTGTATTTAGCCACCGGAAAAGTGCCAAACTATTATGACTTTTTACCTCAAGATGTAAGCATTACGGTTTTAGACCTTCAAGCAAATACAAGCAAAAAAATCATTTTAGATAATTTTTCAGTATTTGTAGATAATCTTCCATTCGTTGGGGTGTCAAACAGAGTTGACAACCGAGGACTTAATTTGGCATCCAACTATGCCATCAGTTCTCCAACTATAATTCCAGAATTGAATGAGTTTATGTTTGTGGCTAAAGATATTCCCGGGGTAACTAGGTTGGTAAGACTAAACCTAAATACCTACGAGGTATTTACCGTTGTTGTTTCTGAAAATGTGTTGAGTGTTAGTTATTGTGGAAACACAAACACCATTAAGGCATTGGTTTTCGATAAAAATACTTCCACAGGAGAGAGTACGTATTCATTGGTTGACCTGAACATCAATAACGGATACGTGTCAAACAAGTTGGCCTTGGTAAACGGAACAACGCAAACAACAGAAAAGAATGGTGCATTGACATACGATGAAGACAACAAAAGCATTATAGTTTCTAAATTGATTGGGTCTTCCAACATGGTTTTTGTGGTAGATTTAGAGAAAAATGAAGTTGTAAAGCAATCCGATGTTAAAATGGAATCAGACATTTACGTTCCAACCAAAGCAGTGGCAACCGTACAAAGATCTTTAGATGTAAATGTAAAAATGTATCCAAACCCATCACAAGATCAGGTGACAATTGAAACTGAAGGAGGATATTATGCGGAAAAAATTGTTATTTCTGATGTAACTGGCAAAACGGTTCGTTCTATCGAAATTGATGGAAAGCTTAAATCTTGTAACATAGATGTTTCAGAAATGATTGATGGTATGTATTATATCACAATCAGCTCGGGCGACCAAAATCACGTTGAGAAATTTATTAAACTTTAA
- a CDS encoding 2Fe-2S iron-sulfur cluster binding domain-containing protein, with protein sequence MSYKITFQFEDKNLQPIEVSCSKGETILDVALDNDVHLHHNCGAVCACSTCHVYIKSGMESLPEITEKEEDFIDRAINPTLNSRLACQCKISDDVVVTIPDQSQFNGH encoded by the coding sequence ATGAGTTATAAAATAACATTTCAATTCGAAGACAAAAATCTTCAGCCCATTGAAGTAAGCTGCTCAAAAGGAGAAACCATATTAGATGTGGCTTTAGATAATGATGTACACCTCCATCACAACTGTGGTGCGGTATGTGCCTGTAGCACCTGCCACGTATATATAAAAAGCGGTATGGAATCGTTGCCCGAAATTACCGAAAAAGAGGAAGACTTTATTGACAGAGCCATTAATCCTACACTTAATTCACGCTTGGCCTGTCAGTGCAAAATTTCGGATGATGTGGTGGTGACTATTCCTGATCAAAGTCAATTTAACGGACATTAA
- a CDS encoding FAD-dependent oxidoreductase, producing the protein MENIKSIFATKDIVLKDFFIVGQGLAGSVLAVKLEQMGKSFKIFDSPNPNTSSAVAAGIMNPVSGKRYVPVWRASEIFSVAFTFYRFCETKLAGNFFYEMPLYRIFGSIAEQNEWMGKAGNDKVAPFLNEHPDSILKLNEEIYSNPHYSLSLKGGRLEVAEFVNKVRNRLVHQGIFSERHISPSIVMHFKNHVSIDGEEAKQIIFCTGLDDGFWSFLPFIGVKGELLEVASDALERDRIVVGASFLTPSAKHFYLGATYNWDDKSLMPTEQAREELINNYYKFAKPPIEIKNQRVGFRPTVRDRKPLLGMHPEYPNLFLFGGLGSKGVSLAPYLADRLLEFIIHEKGLDSEINLNRFKK; encoded by the coding sequence ATGGAAAACATCAAAAGTATTTTTGCAACCAAAGATATTGTTTTGAAAGATTTTTTCATTGTAGGGCAGGGGTTGGCCGGATCCGTATTGGCAGTAAAACTTGAGCAAATGGGCAAGAGTTTTAAAATTTTTGACAGCCCCAATCCAAATACATCTTCTGCGGTGGCCGCAGGAATAATGAATCCGGTTTCTGGCAAAAGATATGTTCCGGTTTGGCGGGCTTCCGAAATTTTTTCGGTTGCTTTTACATTTTATAGGTTTTGCGAGACAAAGTTGGCGGGCAATTTTTTTTACGAAATGCCTCTTTATCGAATTTTTGGAAGCATTGCAGAGCAAAATGAGTGGATGGGCAAAGCAGGAAATGATAAAGTAGCTCCGTTTTTAAATGAGCATCCTGATTCAATTTTAAAATTAAACGAAGAAATATATTCAAATCCACACTACTCGCTTTCTTTAAAAGGTGGAAGGTTAGAAGTTGCCGAATTTGTAAATAAAGTAAGAAACAGGTTGGTGCATCAAGGAATCTTTTCCGAAAGACATATCTCACCATCCATAGTAATGCATTTCAAAAATCATGTTTCAATTGATGGAGAAGAGGCCAAACAAATCATTTTTTGCACAGGATTGGATGATGGTTTTTGGTCGTTTTTGCCTTTCATTGGCGTTAAGGGCGAGCTTTTGGAAGTTGCTTCTGATGCCTTAGAAAGGGACAGAATTGTAGTTGGGGCAAGTTTTTTAACACCCTCTGCAAAACATTTTTATTTGGGAGCCACTTACAATTGGGATGATAAATCGCTAATGCCAACAGAACAGGCTCGGGAAGAATTAATCAATAACTACTACAAGTTTGCAAAGCCACCAATCGAAATCAAAAATCAACGAGTGGGTTTTAGGCCAACCGTGCGAGATAGAAAACCATTATTAGGAATGCATCCGGAATATCCAAATCTATTTCTTTTTGGAGGCCTGGGCAGCAAGGGTGTCTCGCTGGCTCCATACCTTGCCGACAGGTTGTTGGAATTTATTATACATGAAAAAGGGTTGGATAGTGAGATAAACTTAAATCGGTTCAAGAAATAG
- a CDS encoding HAD-IIIA family hydrolase: MSEIYLQKLKNIKALIFDFDGVLSDGKIYVDDNGVFSRSTNVKDGYAIGQALKRGYKIAVISGGGSQGVVHRMTRLGVNDVFVQVKNKVETFEQWITQNDLRAEECLMMGDDEPDLPLMRLVGFSCCPANAMPSVRFSVDFVSPINGGEGCVRQIIDTLLTVNQQITK, translated from the coding sequence ATGTCAGAAATTTATCTTCAAAAATTAAAAAACATTAAAGCTCTGATTTTCGACTTTGATGGGGTGCTTTCTGATGGAAAAATTTACGTGGATGACAATGGTGTTTTTTCCCGATCTACCAATGTTAAAGACGGATATGCTATTGGTCAGGCATTAAAAAGAGGATACAAAATTGCCGTAATTAGTGGCGGAGGCAGTCAGGGTGTGGTTCATAGAATGACACGACTTGGAGTGAATGATGTATTTGTACAGGTAAAAAACAAAGTAGAAACCTTCGAACAATGGATAACACAAAATGATTTAAGAGCCGAAGAATGCCTGATGATGGGTGATGATGAACCCGATTTACCTTTGATGCGTCTGGTTGGGTTTTCGTGCTGCCCTGCCAATGCCATGCCTTCGGTAAGATTTTCGGTTGATTTTGTGTCGCCAATTAACGGTGGCGAAGGCTGTGTCCGACAAATTATTGATACATTACTAACTGTAAACCAGCAAATTACAAAATAA
- a CDS encoding DinB family protein, with product MRAFEILRETRKNIVKVVEGLSIEQLNEIPTGYNNNMMWNLGHILCTQQALNYRLTNQPMNIEIGYIEKFKKGTQAAVYVQSDFDYFLNHLFELVDILETDYSEGKFKEFMPYETSYGIKLNNIEEAIEFAAIHEALHLGYIMAQKRAILGE from the coding sequence ATGAGAGCATTTGAAATTCTGAGGGAAACCAGAAAAAATATAGTAAAGGTTGTTGAGGGTTTGAGCATCGAGCAGTTAAATGAAATTCCAACGGGTTACAATAACAATATGATGTGGAATCTGGGTCATATTTTGTGTACGCAACAGGCCTTAAATTATCGGTTAACAAATCAGCCAATGAACATTGAAATAGGCTATATCGAAAAATTTAAAAAAGGAACGCAGGCGGCGGTGTATGTTCAGTCTGATTTTGATTACTTTCTAAATCACCTTTTTGAGTTGGTAGATATTTTGGAAACAGATTACTCCGAGGGGAAATTCAAAGAATTTATGCCCTACGAGACAAGTTATGGCATAAAACTAAACAATATTGAAGAAGCCATAGAGTTTGCGGCCATTCATGAAGCCCTGCATTTGGGATATATCATGGCTCAAAAAAGAGCTATTTTAGGAGAATAA
- a CDS encoding OmpA family protein: MNRLVNISVLTCFILAFSAKLSFGQPPVSFDKKVLSIYFDSNKDDISESSKKNIRESLMELSSMIIKEVYVAGHTDVDASTLYNMSLAANRAQNASKYLTQLGIKPDIIKEESFGEIQAKNDDKRLDRRVDITFIYLSENETIETISNGSLKYVVVQTLNANTREKIQCDYALERGDKNAFSKTSTTGVCLFNFNYVTQVPTTLMFSSSGYLNEKVEINPERGSVSGDTLKLNVLMRPVEVQQKFRFDNIFFYTDTDKFKPESKPELEKLVLQLKEMPNMYIEIQGHMSFAENRKANVFQQIYNHDLSHKRAKAVYNYLIENGIEKERLTYIGLSNFRMIFPVPKSENEADQNKRVEVWTLNLVKPEEAH, translated from the coding sequence ATGAATAGGCTTGTAAATATCTCAGTTCTGACATGCTTCATTCTCGCATTTAGTGCTAAATTGTCTTTTGGCCAACCACCTGTTTCTTTTGATAAAAAAGTGCTGAGTATATATTTTGATTCGAACAAGGATGATATTTCTGAAAGCTCCAAAAAGAATATTAGAGAGTCTTTGATGGAACTGAGCTCAATGATAATTAAAGAGGTTTACGTGGCAGGTCATACCGATGTAGATGCCTCAACCCTCTACAATATGTCTTTGGCTGCCAATAGAGCCCAAAATGCATCAAAATATTTGACACAATTGGGCATAAAACCTGATATTATCAAAGAGGAGTCGTTTGGCGAAATTCAGGCAAAAAACGACGATAAGAGGCTCGACCGCAGAGTGGATATTACATTTATATACCTTTCTGAGAACGAAACTATTGAAACAATATCAAATGGTAGTCTTAAATACGTAGTAGTTCAAACTCTTAATGCAAACACAAGAGAAAAAATTCAATGCGACTATGCTTTAGAAAGGGGCGACAAAAATGCTTTCTCAAAAACTTCAACAACAGGGGTATGTTTATTCAATTTTAACTATGTTACCCAAGTCCCCACAACACTCATGTTCTCAAGTTCAGGTTATTTAAACGAAAAGGTTGAGATAAATCCGGAGAGGGGTAGCGTAAGCGGAGATACATTGAAATTGAATGTACTTATGCGTCCGGTTGAGGTGCAGCAAAAATTTAGATTTGACAACATTTTCTTCTATACCGATACAGATAAGTTTAAACCTGAATCTAAACCAGAACTCGAAAAGTTGGTGTTGCAACTTAAAGAAATGCCTAATATGTACATCGAAATTCAGGGCCACATGAGTTTTGCCGAAAATAGAAAGGCCAACGTATTTCAACAGATTTATAACCATGACTTATCTCACAAGAGAGCTAAGGCGGTGTACAATTATTTGATAGAAAATGGCATTGAAAAAGAACGTTTGACCTATATTGGACTAAGTAATTTTAGAATGATTTTCCCTGTTCCAAAATCCGAAAATGAAGCAGACCAAAATAAAAGAGTTGAAGTTTGGACCTTAAATCTTGTAAAGCCCGAGGAGGCTCATTAG
- a CDS encoding DNA polymerase III subunit psi translates to MLNNIWKIPHRSIIDLFDTIYVISDKTVANEDAISEVNPTHYKVVIALENMSLSSSDKTLLENIMAAIKLEEGVNTIITSFSSYQNFNTDFIILFGYNHTPNKLYELNNGKIYCHSLSEIAHNVTLKKELWHCLKLHFK, encoded by the coding sequence ATGCTCAATAATATTTGGAAAATTCCTCATCGTTCAATCATTGATTTATTCGACACCATTTACGTCATTTCAGATAAAACAGTGGCAAACGAAGACGCCATATCCGAAGTGAACCCTACTCATTATAAAGTTGTCATTGCCCTTGAAAACATGAGTCTAAGCTCTTCCGATAAAACACTATTGGAAAATATTATGGCAGCTATTAAACTTGAAGAAGGGGTAAACACAATTATCACGTCTTTTAGTTCTTATCAGAATTTTAACACTGACTTTATTATTCTTTTTGGATATAATCATACACCAAACAAATTGTATGAATTGAATAATGGCAAAATTTACTGCCATAGTCTTTCGGAAATTGCTCACAATGTGACCTTAAAAAAAGAGC
- a CDS encoding YegS/Rv2252/BmrU family lipid kinase — MLDKILVVFNPTAGGGKSKQIFEKFNQFCHENGLTFKVYTTQKANDVDGINGAAADVGIEIVSIFGGDGTLNDVVNSENCRAKKLHIVGSGSGNDFYRLLYNEISLQQSFEKIINGVLKPIDYGICNQKYFINGVGIGFDGQVAYETASNTSKFISGKTKYWLSILKNVLVYKSAEYTIKSEKDSINTRAFMISVANGTDYGGGFKVSPQSVPNDKYFNLIVINKMLPILRPFRIPLVEKGAHLNKTYVTQKMVKKAKISCTKEQKAHVDGEVLSGKVFEIEWVGQLNFLV, encoded by the coding sequence ATGTTGGACAAAATTCTGGTTGTTTTTAACCCCACCGCGGGTGGGGGGAAATCAAAACAGATTTTTGAAAAATTCAACCAATTTTGCCACGAAAATGGCTTAACTTTCAAAGTTTATACCACCCAAAAAGCCAACGATGTAGATGGAATTAATGGTGCTGCGGCAGATGTGGGCATTGAAATTGTGTCAATTTTTGGTGGAGACGGAACGCTGAACGACGTTGTAAATTCAGAAAATTGTCGGGCAAAAAAACTTCATATAGTCGGCAGTGGCAGTGGTAACGATTTTTATCGGCTTCTATACAACGAAATAAGTTTGCAGCAATCTTTTGAAAAAATTATAAATGGAGTTTTAAAACCAATAGACTATGGCATTTGCAATCAAAAATATTTTATAAACGGCGTAGGCATTGGATTTGATGGGCAGGTGGCTTATGAAACCGCCAGCAATACATCCAAGTTTATAAGCGGAAAGACAAAATATTGGTTATCCATTCTTAAAAATGTTTTGGTCTATAAAAGTGCAGAATACACTATAAAATCTGAAAAAGATAGCATTAACACCAGAGCATTTATGATTTCGGTGGCCAATGGAACCGATTATGGCGGAGGCTTTAAAGTTTCACCACAAAGCGTACCCAATGACAAATATTTTAACCTGATTGTGATAAACAAGATGTTGCCAATTTTGCGGCCATTTCGCATACCATTGGTCGAAAAAGGGGCACATTTAAACAAGACCTACGTAACACAAAAAATGGTAAAAAAAGCAAAAATAAGTTGCACGAAAGAGCAAAAGGCCCACGTAGATGGCGAGGTTTTGAGCGGAAAGGTATTTGAAATTGAATGGGTAGGTCAATTAAATTTTTTGGTTTGA
- the iscX gene encoding Fe-S cluster assembly protein IscX, producing the protein MQKFELPIYWNDYEDIAMALYEKFGDDFNEGKIYRIRFTDLIEWVLELPNFMGKREDCNEGHLEMIQSSWVYEWRDNQ; encoded by the coding sequence ATGCAAAAGTTTGAACTACCAATTTATTGGAATGATTATGAGGATATTGCCATGGCTCTTTATGAAAAATTTGGCGATGACTTTAATGAGGGAAAAATTTACCGAATTCGGTTTACCGATTTGATTGAATGGGTTTTAGAACTTCCAAACTTTATGGGCAAACGAGAGGATTGCAATGAAGGCCATTTAGAGATGATTCAATCCAGTTGGGTTTACGAGTGGCGTGATAATCAATAA
- the fbp gene encoding class 1 fructose-bisphosphatase → MRNRVITLSQFIADEQAKFPEATGDLSTIFRDIKLAAKIVNRDVNKAGLVDILGEHGSTNIQGEDVKKLDVIANEEFIESLSSGGDCCAIISEEEDYIRKLNPNAKYIVAMDPLDGSSNIDVNAAIGTIFSVYKRKSAVGTEVLDSDCLQTGVHQVAAGYVIYGSSTMLVYTTGNGVNGFTLDNSIGDFCLSHPNLKTPENGNIYSINEGNYNEFSEGIKNYIADCKDKTLSARYIGSMVADFHRNLIKGGIFMYPATSKAPKGKLRLMYECNPMSFLTEQAGGMASTGKGRIMEVQPTELHQRVPVFMGSKAMVSRLLEFEK, encoded by the coding sequence ATGCGAAACAGAGTTATAACCCTCAGTCAGTTTATTGCCGATGAGCAGGCAAAATTTCCAGAAGCTACCGGCGATTTGTCCACCATTTTTCGAGACATAAAGTTGGCAGCCAAAATTGTGAACAGAGATGTAAATAAAGCAGGTTTGGTTGATATTTTGGGCGAACATGGCTCCACCAATATTCAAGGAGAAGATGTGAAAAAATTGGATGTTATTGCCAACGAAGAGTTCATTGAATCGTTGTCTTCCGGGGGTGATTGTTGTGCCATTATTAGCGAAGAAGAAGATTATATCAGAAAATTAAACCCCAATGCCAAATATATTGTGGCCATGGATCCATTGGATGGCTCGTCAAATATCGACGTGAATGCCGCAATTGGGACAATTTTTTCAGTTTATAAAAGAAAAAGTGCTGTTGGAACAGAGGTGTTAGACTCCGACTGTCTGCAAACAGGAGTTCATCAAGTGGCAGCCGGATATGTTATTTATGGCAGCAGCACCATGTTGGTTTATACCACCGGAAATGGCGTAAACGGCTTTACGTTAGATAATTCCATTGGCGATTTTTGCCTGAGCCATCCAAACCTGAAAACCCCTGAAAATGGTAACATTTATTCTATCAATGAGGGAAACTATAACGAATTTTCGGAAGGCATAAAAAATTACATTGCCGATTGTAAAGATAAAACGTTGAGTGCAAGATATATCGGTAGCATGGTGGCCGATTTTCATCGCAACCTCATAAAAGGTGGAATATTTATGTATCCGGCCACCAGCAAAGCACCAAAAGGCAAATTAAGATTGATGTATGAATGCAACCCAATGTCGTTTTTAACCGAGCAGGCAGGCGGTATGGCTTCTACCGGAAAAGGCCGAATAATGGAAGTACAACCTACAGAATTGCATCAGCGAGTGCCAGTATTTATGGGTTCAAAAGCCATGGTGAGCCGTTTGCTCGAATTTGAGAAATAA
- a CDS encoding SIMPL domain-containing protein gives MMWKYLKMNNIEKIKWPILVLLLATQVSCKAQEMTTIKQSRTINVTGTAEKEVVPDIIVFNISLAEYWKEEFEDGKKYEDYKTKVPMTEIEPLILAQLKKVGVKESQIKVGNIGNYYRQRGKELMISKNLILTLNNFEIVDEIAKTIDSKGVSNLYISELKHSKMAEFEKQVKSEAVKNAKEKAGYMVEAIGEKLGEVINITESEYGYNPQTPIVYERRMALKSSDGGGGAATELKTITIRFEVLATFAIAG, from the coding sequence ATGATGTGGAAGTACCTGAAAATGAATAATATTGAAAAAATAAAGTGGCCGATATTGGTGTTATTGTTGGCCACACAAGTAAGTTGTAAAGCACAAGAAATGACTACAATTAAGCAAAGTAGAACTATAAACGTGACAGGTACCGCCGAAAAGGAAGTTGTGCCAGATATTATTGTGTTCAATATTTCTCTTGCAGAATATTGGAAGGAGGAATTTGAAGATGGAAAGAAGTATGAAGATTATAAAACCAAAGTACCCATGACCGAAATTGAGCCTTTAATTTTGGCTCAATTAAAAAAAGTGGGAGTAAAAGAAAGCCAAATAAAGGTTGGAAACATTGGCAATTATTATCGACAAAGAGGGAAGGAGTTGATGATTAGCAAAAATTTGATTTTAACGTTAAATAACTTTGAAATAGTGGATGAAATTGCCAAAACCATCGATTCAAAAGGGGTTAGTAATTTGTATATCAGCGAATTAAAACACAGCAAAATGGCCGAATTTGAAAAACAAGTAAAATCGGAAGCCGTGAAAAATGCCAAAGAAAAAGCGGGCTATATGGTGGAAGCCATTGGCGAAAAACTGGGAGAAGTAATAAATATAACCGAGTCGGAGTATGGATACAACCCACAAACCCCAATAGTTTACGAAAGGAGGATGGCACTCAAATCGTCTGATGGTGGCGGTGGAGCGGCCACGGAGCTAAAAACCATAACCATAAGATTCGAGGTATTGGCCACTTTTGCTATCGCAGGATAA
- a CDS encoding aspartate kinase, which produces MLVFKFGGASVKDAEAVKNVANVLRRFNGESILVVISAMGKTTNLLETLVHQYFNKQNTNDTMTELKRYHREIIADLMGEKADKFYEVENLFIELECALETEVSTNGYDFVYDQIVPYGELISTRIVSHYLNEIGMINRWLDARNFVVTSSHHRRARINWDTTENLIGKKAKKLIEKQLTITQGFIGRTTENTNSTLGREGSDYTAAIFAYSLDAQSVTIWKDVPGVMNADPKRISETTLLSDISFKEAIELAYYGASVIHPKTIQPLMKKKIPLYVKSFLSPENSGTVVMEHDGKNVVHAPCYIFKDNQILISLSSKDLAFIVEDNLSQIFSSLAAAGIQINLMQNTATSFSLCTTNDSYRIGKFLEFVKDNYLIEQVENLQLLTVFNPAKSIDLEAIAPGKQKILEHVNENALQLILR; this is translated from the coding sequence ATGCTTGTTTTCAAATTTGGCGGTGCTTCGGTAAAAGATGCGGAAGCGGTAAAAAATGTGGCCAACGTGCTTCGGCGGTTTAATGGCGAAAGTATTTTGGTGGTAATTTCGGCTATGGGGAAAACGACCAACTTGCTGGAAACACTTGTTCATCAGTATTTTAACAAACAAAACACCAATGATACTATGACCGAACTAAAGCGTTATCACCGCGAAATTATTGCTGATTTGATGGGCGAAAAGGCCGACAAATTTTATGAGGTAGAAAACCTATTTATTGAGTTGGAATGTGCTTTAGAAACCGAGGTTAGCACCAATGGTTACGATTTTGTTTACGATCAAATTGTACCCTATGGCGAATTAATCAGTACCCGAATTGTGAGTCATTATCTCAATGAAATTGGGATGATAAACCGTTGGCTTGATGCACGAAATTTTGTAGTAACCAGCTCACACCACCGAAGAGCTCGCATAAACTGGGATACTACCGAAAATTTGATTGGCAAAAAGGCTAAAAAATTGATAGAAAAACAACTGACCATTACACAAGGATTTATAGGCAGAACTACAGAAAACACCAACAGCACGTTGGGTAGAGAAGGTAGTGACTACACAGCCGCCATTTTTGCCTACAGCCTTGATGCACAGTCGGTTACTATATGGAAAGATGTGCCGGGTGTGATGAATGCCGACCCAAAAAGAATATCTGAAACCACTCTTTTATCTGACATCTCATTCAAAGAAGCCATCGAATTGGCTTATTATGGAGCTTCGGTTATTCACCCAAAAACCATACAACCCTTGATGAAAAAGAAAATTCCGTTGTATGTAAAATCTTTTTTAAGTCCCGAAAATTCTGGAACTGTAGTTATGGAACATGATGGAAAAAATGTGGTGCACGCACCGTGTTATATTTTTAAAGACAATCAAATTTTGATTTCGCTCAGCAGCAAGGATTTAGCATTTATTGTTGAGGATAATTTAAGTCAAATTTTTAGTTCGTTGGCCGCTGCAGGCATTCAAATTAATTTGATGCAAAACACCGCCACGTCTTTTTCGCTTTGCACCACCAACGATTCATACAGAATTGGTAAGTTTCTGGAGTTTGTTAAGGATAATTATTTGATTGAACAAGTAGAAAACCTTCAATTGCTCACTGTTTTCAATCCTGCAAAATCAATTGATTTAGAGGCTATTGCCCCCGGAAAACAAAAAATATTAGAGCATGTAAACGAAAATGCCTTGCAGCTTATCCTGCGATAG